The following coding sequences are from one Spea bombifrons isolate aSpeBom1 chromosome 13, aSpeBom1.2.pri, whole genome shotgun sequence window:
- the GPR179 gene encoding probable G-protein coupled receptor 179 produces the protein MAVLWLALLWCHHVQQILHASPIFQSTSWTNITMEEAPTPTQPPPSTSLDPLPTPSIPSSIPSLTTSPPYLPPSSPHVPISSPLPFTPSPSTPTTASSSLPPSPGPDQPDEEGRRAALGFLHSGNLLFLSEANCTKRHELTDLRGRPTDTILDHTRGPRDSLLHATNFLNMIFQASDMRESSIREDIEWYHALVRSLAGGDPHIHRAMLSLTTHPMSSKPQLLLQATKEGHEILLRDLSSPHHHRKHRTDWGSWGNFQASPSLTKEILLNDLQSLDTPKWSRGDSYIVDPSHVHWSKPFLECEGGHFVPGWMVSLSTAFFGLKPDLSPEFKGALRVDVRLQSLGIDQCSQGPGWFANTHSCDENSTQCVSDERNGSILGRYRCVCQPGYYRTQHEGSGSAYPGVTACGRCSEGCATCVDGSPCLVEEDWALRVTVLSLQAAGMLGVFLSMLVAYNFRESKRIRASGLLLLETILFGSLLLYFPVFILYFKPSVFRCAALRWVRLLGFCIVYGTIVLKLYRVMKVFISRTAQRIPYMTSMRLLRMLSVMVLLCTWFLVGWTLGVLENLQRGVPMVIRSQTREGLVFYTCDHDRWDYMMSLGEFLLLSWGTFLCYEARSVPSAFHEPRYMGLAVHNEMFVSAAFHVLRFVMVTSLHPDWTLLLFFIHTHGTVTMTLILLLVPKFLHAGGPPREEIAAEVYEDELDLRRSRSNLNSSITSAWSEHSLDPDDIRDELKKLYAQLEVHKTKKMIHNNPHLQKKRSSRRGLGRSIMRRITEIPDSVTRQCGREEKEGSPNSGGGQKRRQQDSGSVKLREESLRQRVLSLRKSHSTYDHMQESKDSGSVSPRLESSARDASLRDSLMRRNLARNVSLRSHGDSLRQAPLVCKSLSAHNLLADKKPLSVSTGALQKSHSMIGSAHGKGPLTGASETSTERATEGSRNPLLGGSFDKAEVCPWELQELPTYSESKAQKHVTYAPGKCSSMDTSHVSGKPHISQGKKEDTGAKHQSLGSRENLRSDGVEGNNCYHLQDSTQQKTGDPSSITVKPGAALVPPSNAEGEGFKALNAEVIGTGGKSPGESAKLIHKSTLKTLVLAVRAFKGTAAGRQHKERARQAAEGAGVLKKQQVEELKTQDAESDCIRDGELKSQLHEPAESESQACLSPQRECFLKMNKDKDEMSSSPKMSKQTPPASKFERMSQLREAVCPWESMEGPHDAPQKSNSVESRRSEICPWESTDSEGPGGPMSQSGSNFSFHIPPPPVEGEKRGLHKEICPWEGEEEERQREEICPWEGKDAGDLRAKICPWETGEMEKVAMGGLNEQSLVMKLEELGRQRDAVCPWESEESGGSPGLLSQSQSKTFDGGPIQSKTSDSLDLEARRGEICPWESLDSEGTPAILSQSQSHSWDPATKALVDSGPLESPKTSKPPLGQLYKSQSKQDSMCSWSSEEPRPLSKIMSKSEGRMGDLYPPIKPAQHGKRWHHSLRLQSKVHAENQESSITPQEGTELQAMPPTRDENSCSLAEICPWEVQEKPLASTESVSHKADVCPWDFQ, from the exons ATGGCAGTTTTATGGTTGGCACTGCTTTGGTGCCATCATGTCCAGCAAATTCTTCATGCCAGTCCGATTTTTCAGAGCACCTCATGGACCAACATTACTATGGAGGAAGCCCCAACTCCAACTCAACCTCCGCCATCCACCTCTCTAGACCCCCTGCCCACTCCCTCCATTCCTTCCTCTATCCCTTCTCTAACCACATCTCCCCCCTATCTTCCACCTTCTTCTCCACATGTTCCCATATCATCTCCTCTTCCATTTACCCCCTCTCCATCCACCCCAACTACTGCCTCTTCTTCACTGCCCCCTTCTCCTGGTCCAGACCAGCCTGATGAAGAGGGTCGTAGAGCAGCACTTGGCTTCCTGCACTCAGGTAACCTTCTATTTCTGTCTGAAGCCAATTGCACAAAGAGACACGAACTCACTGACCTGAGGGGCCGCCCTACAGATACAATTCTTGATCACACCAGAGGCCCGAGAGACTCCCTGCTTCATGCCACCAACTTCCTCAACATGATATTCCAGGCCAGCGACATGCGTGAGTCCAGTATACGGGAGGACATAGAATGGTATCACGCTCTGGTGAGAAGTCTGGCAGGAGGGGACCCCCACATACACCGGGCAATGCTCTCTCTCACTACCCATCCAATGTCCTCCAAGCCTCAGCTGCTTCTTCAGGCCACGAAGGAGGGCCATGAAATTCTTTTACGAGACCTCTCTTCACCTCACCACCATAGGAAACACAGAACGGACTGGGGATCTTGGGGTAACTTTCAAGCCAGCCCCTCACTCACCAAGGAGATCCTTCTAAATGATCTACAAAGCCTTGATACCCCAAAGTGGAGCAGGGGAGACAGCTACATTGTGGACCCCAGTCATGTACACTGGTCCAAACCCTTTCTAGAGTGCGAGGGGGGACATTTTGTCCCGGGATGGATGGTCTCACTCTCTACTGCGTTCTTTGGACTGAAGCCTGACCTGAGTCCTGAGTTTAA AGGAGCCTTGCGGGTGGACGTACGACTGCAGAGTTTGGGGATAGATCAATGTTCCCAGGGGCCTGGATGGTTTGCCAACACGCACAGCTGTGATGAGAACAGCACACAG TGCGTATCGGATGAAAGAAACGGCTCCATCTTGGGCAGGTACCGATGCGTGTGCCAGCCTGGCTATTACAGGACACAGCACGAGG GCTCGGGCAGCGCATACCCGGGGGTTACAGCCTGTGGGCGCTGCAGCGAGGGCTGTGCTACGTGTGTGGATGGCTCCCCGTGTCTCGTGGAGGAAGACTGGGCCCTGCGCGTCACCGTGCTGTCCCTGCAAGCGGCAGGAATGCTGGGGGTCTTCCTGAGCATGCTTGTGGCCTACAACTTCCGCGAAAGCAAA AGGATCCGTGCCTCAGGTCTTCTTCTTCTGGAAACCATCCTGTTTGGCTCCTTGTTACTGTACTTTCCG GTTTTTATCCTCTACTTTAAGCCAAGTGTGTTCCGATGTGCCGCTCTGCGATGGGTGCGCCTGCTTGGGTTCTGCATTGTTTATGGGACCATCGTGCTGAAACTTTACAG GGTAATGAAGGTATTCATTTCAAGGACTGCTCAACGTATACCCTACATGACAAGTATGCGTTTGCTGCGAATGCTGTCGGTCATGGTGTTGCTCTGCACCTGGTTTCTGGTGGGATGGACTTTAGGGGTTCTGGAAAACCTACAGCGAGGGGTTCCTATGGTTATCCGTTCACAAACACGCGAGGGGCTTGTCTTTTACACATGTGACCACGATCGCTGGGATTATATGATGTCTCTGG GTGAGTTTCTGTTGTTATCCTGGGGAACTTTCTTGTGCTATGAAGCTCGCTCAGTCCCGTCTGCCTTCCACGAGCCTCGTTATATGGGACTTGCTGTTCACAATGAAATGTTTGTCTCAGCTGCATTCCATGTGCTCAG GTTCGTCATGGTCACATCTCTTCATCCTGATTGGACACTGCTCCTCTTTTTTATCCACACACATGGGACTGTCACTATGACACTTATCTTGCTCCTGGTACCAAAG TTCTTACACGCAGGAGGACCTCCGCGCGAGGAGATAGCTGCCGAGGTGTATGAGGATGAGCTGGACTTGAGACGCTCCCGATCAAATTTGAACAGCAGTATCACGTCTGCGTGGAGTGAGCACAGCCTGGATCCTGATGACATACGG GATGAGCTTAAGAAGCTTTACGCCCAACTGGAAGTCCACAAAACAAAGAAGATGATCCACAACAATCCTCATCTCCAAAAAAAGAGGAGTTCTCGGAGAGGACTGGGTCGCTCTATTATGAGACGTATAACTGAGATTCCAGATTCTGTTACGAGACAGTGTGGGCGAGAAGAAAAGGAGGGTTCTCCAAATTCCGGTGGAGGACAGAAGAGAAGGCAGCAGGACAGTGGCAGTGTTAAATTGCGGGAGGAATCACTGAGGCAAAGAGTCCTTTCTCTGCGCAAGTCACACAGCACTTATGACCACATGCAAGAATCCAAGGACAGCGGTTCTGTCTCTCCACGGCTGGAGAGCTCAGCTAGGGATGCCTCCCTACGGGACTCCCTGATGAGGAGAAACCTTGCCAGAAACGTGTCTTTACGCTCTCATGGGGACTCTCTTCGTCAAGCCCCCTTAGTCTGTAAGTCACTTAGTGCGCACAACCTTTTGGCAGATAAAAAGCCTTTGAGTGTGTCTACTGGAGCTCTACAAAAATCTCACAGCATGATTGGAAGTGCACATGGAAAGGGCCCACTTACAGGAGCCTCAGAAACCTCCACAGAACGAGCTACGGAAGGGAGCAGGAACccactgctgggaggcagtttcGACAAAGCTGAGGTGTGTCCATGGGAGCTTCAGGAGCTCCCTACCTATAGTGAAAGTAAGGCTCAGAAGCATGTCACCTATGCACCTGGAAAATGCAGTAGCATGGACACCTCCCATGTATCAGGAAAGCCCCACATTTCtcaggggaagaaagaagacacaggtgCTAAGCATCAAAGCTTGGGAAGCAGAGAGAATCTTAGAAGTGATGGGGTAGAAGGGAATAACTGTTACCATTTACAAGATAGCACTCAGCAGAAAACAGGGGACCCTTCATCTATCACAGTGAAGCCTGGTGCAGCTCTGGTTCCCCCAAGTAACGCAGAAGGTGAAGGATTCAAGGCACTAAATGCTGAGGTTATCGGTACAGGAGGAAAGAGTCCGGGGGAGTCTGCAAAACTAATTCACAAAAGTACATTAAAAACTCTGGTTCTGGCAGTTCGGgcatttaaaggaacagccGCAGGAAGACAGCATAAAGAGAGAGCGAGACAGGCTGCTGAAGGAGCAGGGGTGCTGAAGAAGCAGCAAGTGGAAGAATTAAAGACACAAGATGCGGAATCAGACTGTATTAGGGATGGGGAACTTAAGTCACAACTACATGAGCCGGCAGAAAGTGAGAGTCAGGCGTGCCTCTCCCCCCAGAGAGAATGTTTCTTGAAAATGAATAAGGATAAGGATGAAATGTCCTCTTCTCCTAAAATGTCTAAACAGACCCCACCAGCCAGCAAATTTGAGAGAATGAGTCAGTTGCGAGAGGCAGTTTGCCCTTGGGAGAGCATGGAGGGGCCACATGATGCCCCACAAAAATCAAACAGTGTGGAAAGCAGAAGAAGTGAGATATGCCCCTGGGAGAGTACAGATAGCGAAGGTCCAGGGGGTCCTATGAGTCAATCAGGGAGTAACTTCTCCTTCCACATTCCTCCACCTCCAGTGGAAGGTGAAAAGAGGGGTCTACATAAAGAGATCTGCCCTTGGGAAggtgaggaggaggaaagaCAGCGAGAGGAAATTTGTCCCTGGGAGGGCAAGGATGCTGGAGACCTAAGAGCAAAAATATGCCCCTGGGAAACTGGTGAGATGGAAAAGGTGGCCATGGGAGGCCTGAATGAACAGAGTTTAGTCATGAAACTAGAGGAACTTGGGCGGCAGAGAGATGCTGTGTGCCCATGGGAAAGTGAAGAGTCTGGGGGATCCCCAGGGCTCCTCAGTCAATCACAGAGTAAAACATTTGACGGGGGACCTATTCAATCTAAAACTTCAGACAGCTTGGATTTAGAGGCTCGAAGGGGAGAGATCTGCCCCTGGGAGAGTCTGGACTCTGAAGGGACCCCAGCAATCTTGAGCCAATCGCAGAGCCATAGCTGGGACCCTGCAACTAAGGCCCTTGTAGATTCAGGACCCTTGGAGTCTCCCAAGACCAGCAAGCCACCCCTTGGTCAGCTGTACAAGTCACAAAGTAAGCAAGATTCCATGTGTAGCTGGTCAAGTGAGGAACCCAGGCCACTATCTAAAATCATGAGTAAGAGTGAAGGACGCATGGGTGATCTCTACCCTCCTATAAAACCCGCACAGCATGGCAAACGCTGGCACCACTCCTTACGACTGCAAAGCAAAGTGCATGCCGAAAACCAAGAGAGCAGCATTACACCCCAGGAGGGTACAGAGTTGCAGGCTATGCCTCCTACAAGAGATGAAAACTCTTGCAGTCTGGCAGAAATATGTCCATGGGAAGTGCAGGAAAAGCCCTTGGCATCTACAGAATCTGTCTCCCATAAAGCAGATGTCTGCCCATGGGACTTCCAATGA
- the MRPL45 gene encoding 39S ribosomal protein L45, mitochondrial, whose product MAARIPGVHCAGKMAASMRMFRALGEQGLAAILSPPRLAAPVMILPIRTKKRYFIPPAVGSKHKTMSDMVNKARAAGVVTPQEIQERPINVSCTAGIFDPYVPPEGDARLSSLTKEGLKQRTQQLKQTAASQLAIRKIKEYDSEFRTKSFPEKAQEIFLAAHECLTQFDRHKLHSLVTERCYPELVRGNRYRTLRWKFIESLEPPRVVQVRCPDMVTKGNLYGQVTVRMHTRQSLIIYDRFGRVQYGNEEPKDVLEYVVFERHMVNPYGTWRMHGKIVPAWAPPKDPILKTVMLPGPDLKPCQELEDVVHETTQSPQQQWYK is encoded by the exons ATGGCAGCGAGGATTCCCGGCGTCCACTGCGCAGGCAAGATGGCTGCCTCCATGAGAATGTTCCGGGCACTTGGTGAACAG GGGCTAGCTGCCATTCTCAGTCCACCCCGATTGGCTGCCCCTGTAATGATCCTACCCATCAGGACCAAGAAGAGGTACTTCATACCCCCAGCTGTGGGAAGTAAACATAAAACTATGAGTGACATGGTGAACAAGGCTCGGGCAGCTGGTGTGGTGACGCCTCAGGAAATCCAAGAGCGGCCGATCAACGTGTCCTGCACAG CTGGCATATTTGACCCATATGTGCCACCTGAAGGTGATGCCCGCCTGTCATCGCTTACCAAGGAGGGGCTAAAGCAGAGAACTCAGCAGCTGAAACAGACAGCGGCCTCTCAGCTAGC AATTCGTAAGATTAAGGAATATGACAGTGAATTCAGAACAAAATCATTCCCAGAGAAAGCTCAGGAAATATTTTTAGCAGCACACGAGTGTCTGACACA gtttgACCGCCACAAGTTGCACAGCTTGGTGACAGAACGTTGCTATCCT GAGTTGGTGCGTGGAAATAGATATCGAACTCTGCGCTGGAAGTTCATAGAATCTTTGGAGCCTCCTCGCGTAGTTCAGGTTCGTTGTCCCGACATGGTTACCAAGGGAAACCTCTATGGCCAAGTGACTGTCCGGATGCACACCAGACAG AGTCTGATTATATATGACCGATTTGGACGCGTACAGTACGGGAACGAAGAACCAAAGGATGTTTTGGAGTATGTGGTATTTGAGCGTCATATGGTAAACCCATATGGAACATGGAGAATGCATGGCAAGATTGTTCCTGCATGGGCGCCACCCAAAGACCCCATTTTGAAG ACTGTGATGTTGCCTGGTCCTGACTTGAAGCCGTGTCAGGAGCTGGAGGATGTGGTCCATGAGACAACCCAATCACCGCAACAGCAGTGGTATAAATAA
- the LOC128470933 gene encoding G-protein coupled receptor 39-like, with translation MTDDRWRAQDLKISCSAGYPIVEAMPPVAETSEAPIKLSTCAKSVVSLAYVLLLVAGILGNTLVLRVLHGFRSGRSVQASLRHHMCSLAACDLLQLVLGIPAELYGSIWSSFPWPLGTAGCRGFYYLWEVLCYAAILNVLSLSCERHRATCQPLSLHLRKASGVRLRLCLLWLASFLAGLPIFFSMGLEDVYEEAVKGQLLVCTPLNHWRGLFTIGVWMSFVTYLGVLLVVAVTCWRMRRALEESGTSLEVPGPGGSVQLLGRCCSGQTIAVRRQNARMLGCIVGALAVCWLPFQARRLMTVLRRKNEWTEIYYRSYITLQPITHCFYYLSSCLIPLLYNLTSRSFRRAFLHSITPCAKGPPSAPSASWHVPHREEGIRLPLTGQDTRLVGRGSTISTSTPMQSTI, from the exons ATGACCGATGACCGATGGAGAGCTCAGGACCTGAAGAT TTCCTGTAGCGCTGGATACCCTATTGTTGAGGCAATGCCTCCAGTAGCAGAAACCTCAGAGGCACCGATCAAACTCAGCACATGCGCAAAGTCTGTGGTATCTCTGGCATACGTACTCTTGCTAGTGGCTGGCATTCTTGGAAACACTCTGGTTCTTCGAGTCCTGCATGGCTTCCGAAGCGGGCGTAGCGTGCAGGCTTCTCTCAGGCACCATATGTGTAGCCTGGCAGCCTGCGATCTCCTGCAGTTGGTACTTGGCATTCCAGCAGAGCTGTACGGAAGTATCTGGAGTTCTTTCCCGTGGCCTTTGGGCACTGCTGGCTGTCGAGGCTTCTACTACTTGTGGGAGGTTCTTTGTTATGCTGCCATACTCAATGTGTTATCTCTAAGCTGTGAAAGGCATCGGGCCACATGCCAACCCCTGAGTCTTCACCTACGAAAAGCCTCAGGTGTGCGTCTCCGTCTCTGTCTGCTGTGGCTTGCTTCTTTTCTGGCTGGGCTTCCAATATTTTTCTCCATGGGTTTAGAAGACGTCTATGAAGAAGCTGTGAAGGGTCAACTGTTGGTGTGCACACCACTCAACCACTGGAGGGGGCTTTTCACCATTGGCGTCTGGATGTCCTTCGTAACCTATCTGGGTGTTCTGCTGGTTGTGGCTGTAACCTGCTGGAGGATGAGGAGGGCACTGGAGGAAAGCGGGACCTCCCTGGAGGTCCCAGGACCCGGTGGGTCTGTCCAGCTACTTGGCAGATGTTGCAGTGGACAGACGATCGCAGTCCGTAGACAGAATGCGCGAATGCTGG GATGCATTGTTGGAGCGTTGGCTGTGTGTTGGTTACCTTTTCAGGCTCGGCGTCTAATGACGGTCTTGCGCAGGAAGAATGAATGGACGGAGATCTATTATCGTTCGTATATTACCCTGCAGCCCATCACCCACTGCTTCTACTACCTCAGCTCTTGCCTCATCCCTCTCCTTTACAATCTGACATCACGAAGCTTCCGTAGAGCCTTCCTGCACAGCATCACACCCTGTGCAAAGGGACCACCATCTGCGCCGTCTGCTTCCTGGCATGTCCCACATAGGGAAGAAGGGATCAGATTGCCCTTAACAGGACAAGACACCAGGCTCGTCGGGAGAGGGAGCACCATATCGACATCTACCCCAATGCAATCAACAATCTAA